A single window of Desulfovibrio psychrotolerans DNA harbors:
- a CDS encoding YihY/virulence factor BrkB family protein, with the protein MSNTLFKERAGEIVRFVTRDIWLEDPGKYDRKRRSLAGLLKWLYLVVHGFVKDQCLLRASALTYTTVLSIVPFLAVAFSISKGMGLQNTEGLRTLLLNIAAGNEQTVDHILTYVNNTNVGTLGSIGMAALLLTVGSVMATIERAFNAVWGVTKGRSLWRKFTDFFSVALICPLILGVAFSVSVSMQNDAVLQKLLTYSTFNFAYLSLLKLIPFLMVAVTLLFLYIFIPNTRVRLSAALVGALIAAVLWKSVEGLYVTYQVGAARYNAIYGGFAQVPLFLVWVYICWVIVLLGVEISFALQNVRTFENEIRADTATREERDKLAALSMLLLTRSFDAGKGGVALAALSEALRAPVRLIQNVMDIMQQAGLAVQTCEDSPVYTLARPPESIRFTDIIFALASHRTQRGKQPMTARFGFINRTFRALYAGAVNSEANMTLREYCATVAPQGFGITDSAMSSADGQGDADSAAPGLSASQAAGGAAAGVVGGAAGASAVADMVETVTSG; encoded by the coding sequence ATGTCCAACACGCTATTCAAGGAACGGGCCGGAGAAATAGTCCGGTTTGTCACACGCGATATCTGGCTGGAAGACCCCGGCAAGTATGACAGAAAGCGGCGCAGTCTCGCCGGGCTGCTCAAATGGCTGTATCTTGTGGTGCACGGCTTTGTGAAAGACCAGTGCCTGCTGCGGGCATCTGCCCTAACCTACACCACGGTGCTTTCCATTGTACCTTTTCTCGCCGTAGCGTTCTCCATTTCCAAGGGCATGGGCCTGCAAAACACGGAAGGCCTGCGCACCCTGCTGCTCAACATTGCTGCTGGCAACGAGCAGACCGTGGACCACATTCTCACCTACGTGAACAACACCAATGTGGGCACCCTGGGCTCCATAGGCATGGCCGCGCTGCTGCTCACGGTGGGGTCGGTCATGGCAACCATAGAGCGGGCCTTCAACGCCGTGTGGGGCGTGACCAAGGGCCGCAGCCTGTGGCGCAAGTTCACGGATTTCTTTTCCGTGGCCCTTATCTGCCCGCTCATTCTGGGGGTGGCCTTCAGCGTGAGCGTTTCCATGCAGAATGATGCCGTGCTGCAAAAGCTGCTTACCTACAGCACCTTCAACTTCGCCTATCTGTCGCTGCTCAAGCTTATTCCTTTTCTGATGGTGGCGGTCACGCTGCTCTTTCTGTACATCTTCATTCCCAACACCCGCGTGCGCCTGTCCGCCGCGCTGGTGGGCGCACTCATAGCCGCTGTTCTGTGGAAGTCCGTGGAAGGGCTGTATGTCACCTATCAGGTAGGCGCGGCCCGCTACAACGCCATATACGGCGGCTTTGCGCAGGTGCCGTTGTTTCTGGTCTGGGTATACATCTGCTGGGTCATTGTGCTTTTGGGGGTGGAGATAAGCTTTGCCCTGCAAAACGTGCGCACCTTTGAAAACGAGATACGGGCAGATACCGCCACCCGTGAAGAACGCGACAAGCTGGCCGCCCTTTCCATGCTGCTGCTCACCCGCAGTTTTGATGCGGGCAAAGGCGGTGTGGCGCTGGCAGCCCTGTCTGAGGCGTTGCGCGCCCCCGTACGGCTCATCCAGAACGTGATGGACATTATGCAGCAGGCAGGGCTGGCGGTGCAGACCTGTGAAGATTCCCCGGTGTATACGCTGGCCCGTCCGCCGGAATCGATACGCTTCACGGACATCATCTTTGCTCTGGCATCGCACCGCACCCAGCGGGGCAAGCAGCCCATGACGGCGCGTTTCGGCTTCATCAACCGCACGTTCCGCGCCCTCTACGCCGGAGCGGTGAACAGTGAAGCCAACATGACCCTGAGGGAGTATTGCGCCACGGTGGCGCCGCAGGGATTCGGCATTACAGACTCCGCCATGTCGTCAGCTGACGGACAGGGGGATGCGGATAGCGCGGCCCCCGGCCTTAGCGCATCGCAGGCGGCGGGTGGCGCGGCAGCCGGTGTGGTGGGCGGTGCGGCAGGAGCATCTGCCGTGGCTGACATGGTGGAAACTGTCACGTCCGGCTGA